One Falco biarmicus isolate bFalBia1 chromosome 9, bFalBia1.pri, whole genome shotgun sequence genomic region harbors:
- the B3GALT9 gene encoding beta-1,3-galactosyltransferase 9, with protein sequence MSALPQLTLCRLRTHQWCFILFNFLLFHVLLFGADLLEEYFLRSLPLSYTDAKALDIRERARKLDTDPLKANLSYTARSAATCSDQEIFLLVLVCSSPENRTRRNVIRQTWGNVTDTRGYAVLTLFALGKPASVTTQQEINEESQKHRDIIEGSFIDSPETQTQKMLMSVEWTVTFCPHARYILKTDEDVFVGIPSLAGYLLSLTQLEDIYLGRVVHQGVPDRDPASPGFIPIHQYPEEFYPDYCDGSAFVMSQDVARKVYVATKEVPVSVPPDIFVGICAKKAGIAPIHSSRFSGEKHISYNRCCYKFIFTSSNMKEDELFKDWKETSDGNDCSLLETYYGLVSCKVLTYVDKFKQFNLDILKNEVLHFIN encoded by the coding sequence ATGtctgctcttccccagctgaCACTCTGCAGGCTCCGGACTCACCAGTGGTGCTTCATTCTCTTTAACTTCTTGCTTTTCCACGTGCTGCTTTTCGGAGCAGATTTACTGGAGGAATACTTCCTGCGGTCATTGCCTCTTTCTTACACCGATGCAAAGGCTCTTGACATTCGGGAGAGGGCCAGGAAGCTAGATACGGATCCTCTAAAGGCCAATCTCTCTTACACGGCCCGCAGCGCAGCAACATGCTCCGACCAAGAGATATTTTTGCTCGTTCTTGTCTGCAgtagcccagaaaacaggacaAGGCGCAACGTGATCAGGCAGACGTGGGGCAACGTGACAGACACCCGAGGTTATGCTGTCCTGACTCTGTTTGCTTTAGGAAAGCCAGCTTCAGTAACCACCCAGCAGGAGATCAATGAGGAGTCTCAAAAGCACAGAGACATTATTGAAGGCAGCTTCATCGATTCCCCcgagacacagacacagaagatgTTGATGAGCGTGGAGTGGACGGTGACTTTCTGTCCCCATGCAAGGTATATTCTTAAAACAGATGAAGACGTGTTTGTCGGTATTCCAAGTCTGGCTGGATACTTGCTTAGCTTAACACAGCTGGAGGACATCTACCTTGGGAGGGTCGTTCATCAAGGAGTGCCTGACAGAGACCCGGCGAGCCCTGGCTTTATTCCCATCCATCAATACCCAGAGGAGTTCTACCCCGATTACTGTGACGGGAGCGCTTTTGTCATGTCCCAGGACGTCGCTCGCAAGGTGTACGTGGCCACCAAGGAGGTGCCAGTTTCAGTGCCCCCCGATATTTTTGTCGGGATCTGTGCTAAAAAAGCTGGCATCGCTCCTATTCATAGCTCTCGGTTTTCTGGGGAAAAGCACATCAGCTACAATCGATGCTGCTATAAATTCATTTTCACCTCTTCCAACATGAAAGAGGATGAGTTATTTAAAGACTGGAAGGAAACAAGTGACGGGAACGATTGCTCATTACTGGAAACTTACTATGGTCTGGTGTCCTGCAAGGTTTTGACCTATGTTGATAAGTTCAAACAGTTTAACTTAGATATACTGAAAAATGAGGTTCTTCATTTCATCAATTAA